aattaatactgccgatgcaagaagcgcacggacattagacaagggagatttctggctttctctttaagaaaatattacgagacaaaagcgtgactgaaatggggctcttccagggcactttaccttagcagattttccgagggcgtgtagaaggcggtccgtggatgacttgcgatttccgaggacgagttcttccacgtggtgagatgcaagggcttccgtaaaggggcaaggcgatggggactcctcgaaactccaagcaatggcgtgtgggctcgaggaatacggtcgaaggacacgaggagaagtatactttgaaagggccacgtggttaggatgcaagggcatcgatggggccaggtgttgaggacgtcttcacaagttcactccatatcttccagcccgcgtgtgccgagacctcgtgggctttttgccttttatcccctcctatggggcagggggtgcgccaacacagatgctttgactcattgcacctgctgcccgcaggggaggttttggcctgtaggagaaacgcccaagccagattacttttgcctcgaaggaaagatctttatcaaaaatgggagcgcctttaatcttttaaaccttgtttttaagtcgatagacagatggtctatcgatcggccggctggcagtaaatgaacaaccaacaacaacaaaggaggggggggaggtaatttgctagcgaattcttgctaatcataatacctccccatacaagatgatgtacatacctccttcgggtgtgtacatcgatattcaagaatgagcggcaaatgctttacgttactctacattctgccttgcaatgaactttactcctaagggttttatgaagcttggttacttttaataacacattgggacaattttcgttaacagaacgcaaagtgatttaaacacttgcaaaagaataattactttagatttggttacccactggtaactttataaagtgactcgaacaattgtgaattaattaagattataggaccacatatatgaggctatggccaacaaatgaaaagaaaggttattgttcaagaattaaaatacacggttacttaattttagataaaatgcatgcggttagtacaatctgccttgaagaggctgtgtaaatgaaaaacagcgtttatttttgtaaatgacatccccttttacacgatactgtaatgactatacatattcgcattgataatttatcttcgttttaacgtacttggctcagctatcgttcaacgcgagctgagggatgacccacacaccgggaatttgacagtcgtgtgcaggcgagagtattcgcgaggttttaattcgctaaccttaaactacgctaattttatacgtctactgccaactcaatgttatgacggggcgagcagacaaaagatgtggggtaggacaaacagcgatcttggaaggaatggaagggggaaaagggataataataacaaaaggaaaattaccaagacgttacgaatgaaacttgaccgcatatgaaaggcgggacacgtccctcagagcttacaaaaggggcatttaaatcacaagggcaagagtttatgactcgcgattcattaaaataaagataactaaatgactaaaagaaagtaaatgatattggcagaagagctaagggaaaagagtgagggttttattgtgttaggcgggaatttatcgtcctttgcctataaattacggcccggactatcacttcagtcccagggcgaggaaagtgcacccgaagggcgcgactccttcaggaggggctgacacgctcGCCCGGTGCctaggtatgggcgcaagggcgtgccacttctcactctgttattcttaatgacttgtacattgtgtggggaatggtatcccgtatttaattgcctcttgtggggataatttaagggaagattaatagaaggtgataagagatagaagttcctgaggaacggaggaagatagaggagggtctgacgtccccttctggattaggggtgccaagaccttcgaaaatgaaatggtggcacaggtgccatgggagctctagagctctttgtaaattacctggaaattcccacgcccgtggtaatttcgcctcgagtctttcttaatgggacagtcgtcctcggccggggaagcggagggcccgcgaccggagggcggcacggagtaccacctgggcctgctgatgcgacagctgacgcaggagtgttccgtgcgggttctaccatgatccgtcgcggctcttgtagttcatcggccaagtgagatatggcagaatcctgacttgcaattgcgtcggcgacgggctgaggcagagaggaggcggtcgggggtggcgtgagcggctcgcaggtaacgatgaccagctcaggcacgggttgcgaggccgcacctgcaggtgagcttccgcggtggtcgggaggaaccgtctctctgaccgacgccggtagcggtgccaggccgggggaagagagggggtcctgagttggatcccgtgaaaggagatcggcgtagcgctctggcgctggcactagggcagagtcaggcgctatcaggggtttcttgggctcgtcggtcaggacggacgaagcttggccctgctcggggcatgcaagtggcaccggcaggaatttggcatctcctgaagggagatctgattggggccctagcactggcactgaggcagggccgggcactgaaattggatcgggaaccgatcgagggggccactgtacatcgtactcaggtggcactggcggggactgcacgtccttctggtacccagggggcgccagtcttgactgaggaagaagcgggggaggattactcgcgcccgcggcatgattcggggaatgtggacccctagattgtcgtgatttcggtggggactgaaagtcctgtcccaggatgacgtcatagcctccggggagatggcttgctactgcaagattgcaaattttggattggtgaggccttgtgactctcaattggaccgtagggagtatcattttaaattcatttattccctcgatcgtgacgagttttcgtctattgacgatagctccgtagggaactctgtcccttcggatgagggagatttgtgcgcccgagtcctcgaaagcagtgactcggcgcgcgggcccgctacctcgtggaggggccacgtatacaggcccttcggcgggagggcctaatgactggggatctgtgacggccaaggcgacggtgggagtagttgatttgttattgcgtgggcattttgcccatgcgggagaatggccataaaccttgcacgccgtgcaaaaggtctggctaaagtctttccgcgctgcccctgtggagggcgcaggcgagttatttgtcggttttccgggagagagaggagccggtttcttgttccggcactgttcggaggaatgccccgttttcttgcaataatggcaagttaggggcttgcccgagttcccatttttgtgggaatttgaacctccgaggagggacgggggatttatcttccgccccatggatccttcttgagggtggtgggtttcccacatatctgctattcggcaacactcggtgagtgttgctggggctttttccactatatgagtggcgagggcaggaggggcgtagcgcaggaaatgctcgaatttaaaccgctcgagtacctcggcggtgttagtggctccttcggaatcgagccattttgtcagcgcccgctccgaatggtacgcccaatcggaccaagtctggcctgcttctctgggctgctctctccaacgtctcctccaccgctcgggggtaatctcgtacgccttcgtgactgcttggcgtacggcttcccagtttccccgatcgtcggcgggaagggcgtggtaggcaacgagggcctttccgcccaggaatttagtgagaacaagggagagttccgcgggggagagatcgcagcactccaggactcgttcggccctttcaagccatacttcgggttcggactcggtccattttggcatgaacgagtgagcttggctgagggcactcatccccgcggcagggggcgggggggtggcgggctgtcgttctagcatctggagctcgtgggcgcgctgtcgctctcgatcttcccattctcgttcctcccttttctcttgggcgattctgtctctctcctctcgttgttcttgggcaattctgtctctctcctctcgttgttcttgggcaattcgttccctctctctctctgcacgttctttatccttctcctgctcttgagcgattcgttctctctcctctcgttgttcttgggcaattcgttccctctctctctctgcacgttctttatccttctcctgctcttgggcaattcttgccctctctctctcctcacgttctctctccctctctgcacgttcttttgcctctcgttgctcttgggcaactcgttctctctctctcttcacgttctcttgctctctcctccttggcatcgtccactcgctcttgaacccatgctctcagatcttgccccgatagtcccatgtccttcccagcggacatgtagaatttgaaatcctcgttttgttgggctctggtattagccatcttgaaataatgggtatatgatatgtctgagaagactttttgttaaaattggatgtgtcttggaaagacggggttgttcttggcgaacgaattctaatatgcgtctcggaagacgtagttggattttgtcacgctcggacttggccggctgtagcgtgaagttaaggagttgttctaacgaactagaatgatcagtcccgtaagggcttagatgtgtgtgaactacactatataatgtctcaaaagtacttaattttgggttcccgcaggaatgagaaattctcgccacgtgcgacgtagaatttttgtatgagtctctgaggactggaatttggagaaattctcgccacgtgcgacgtagaattttaggagtccctgaggactggagtttggaggaattctcgccacgtgcgacgtagaattttacgagtctctgaggactggaatttggaggaattctcgccacgtgcgacgtagaattttaggagtctctaaggactggaatttggagaaattctcgccacgtacgacgtaggattttaggagtcacttaggacttggaattacgattcgtcccttaggacttagaaattactaacgggaaacccaaagaaaaatgtatgctgggaaatgaatgggggacaaaaaaaaaatgctacacacgcgggcatgggcggggtggggtgcaggtcgtttggccaacaccggaggtatttttagattctgggtgaatgaacccgtatatttatataccgtctgggattccggagaatttcccagtcgtctgagaggataacagtacaacggcctagtaattttccctataagcggagtttaaatttcgctttcctaacacctaactcgaattctaactacactgagagaatttcagcaatgcaagctgacttcgtcgtgtcccacgtgggaattttattcgcgcctaaataacagttcgctaattcgaaatgcgaagtaaaatttatcacagaggaatttctttcgcactattcctcgaagcaagaatatggcaaggattttaacacagaggaatttcgcactattcctcgaagcaaaggatggttagcactggttatttcctaactacctatcctgaaggcatgcattaacgaatctaatacggcggttcttttctctcagtgattacatgcgtccctatttctaattcctaggaacagtcacgattgtaaaaaggttttgctaaaataaacacattacttacgtggaattttctggatctgtgtgctggttttacacaaaaggttcgtaattgtctcagacccagcttagctttgctaatagctgatctggcaagttgcaaatgcaaaaagcaacactaggggaactgcaactgcaaaacgagatctatggccaggtcgccatttttacgtttttccgtggttttagtttgaaatatgctctgtgagacaggtagcaacgatttaagttaatttagccttgtaattctgacttcgtgggtacgggaaaacgtaaaaagaggaaaacaaaggagaatttcatatgagcatagagctctggttactgaggaaatattacgtaaaacacgtgggcacatttaaagtagtgtatttacataaatgacattagtacgggagagaggaactcaagtagattgaatgaaactggggaatcccagccacagtcgagaagcttccacgataggatccctctgaaatgagagatatgcacattatacgccagtaatgaaaatagacaaaagaataatgaattcgaagctgcactgagggtgccaaaggagtaataaagaattaatactgccgatgcaagaagcgcacggacattagacaagggagatttctggctttctctttaagaaaatattacgagacaaaagcgtgactgaaatggggctcttccagggcactttaccttagcagattttccgagggcgtgtagaaggcggtccgtggatgacttgcgatttccgaggacgagttcttccacgtggtgagatgcaagggcttccgtaaaggggcaaggcgatgggggactcctcgaaactccaagcaatggcgtgtgggctcgaggaatacggtcgaaggacacgaggagaagtatacttttgaaagggccacgtggttaggatgcaagggcatcgatggggccaggtgttgaggacgtcttcacaagttcactccatatcttccagcccgcgtgtgccgagacctcgtgggctttttgccttttatcccctcctatggggcagggggggtgcgcccaacacagatgctttgactcattgcacctgctgcccgcaggggaggttttggcctgtaggagaaacgcccaagccagattacttttgcctcgaaggaaagatctttatcaaaaatgggagcgcctttaatcttttaaaccttgtttttaagtcgatagacagatggtctatcgatcggccggctggcagtaaatgaacaaccaacaacaacaaaggagggggggggaggtaatttgctagcgaattcttgctaatcataataatatatatatatatatatatatatatatatatatatatatatatatatatatatatatatatatatatatatatatgatgaaaaatacCTCTCACAATCTATTCTAAAAACCAGAACAGCCTTCGGTTATAATCTTGAAGGAGAGATGAGAATAAGAGGTGAGTGACTGCACATATCTGCCAAAGTCATGAAGTGTCTACCTTTCAAAGCAGGTCATCGGTACCTGGGCTGATacatgcttttctctctctctctctctctctctctctctctctctctgaggaacaTACAGGACAAGGCATACGCGGGAAGGCACCGAAGAATGTTTTGAACTATGTGTCACCTGCTCGCTGCATAGCAATGTTTTCATCTCCATTACTTTCTAAAGTCCGGAAGCCACGTACTGGGCCATGGTTGCTCCGTAAGCAACACAGAGCAACagcaacacaggtcaccaccgttCGAGCAACAGGTCCTGGAAAGGCAAACGGGTTTTGATGACGTAAATCTCCTGTCAGCGAACAGTGGATTAGATGATCTGATCATTCAATGTAATATAGTCTACCGTCCAATACTGTGTCGCCATCTCTGGGTTGAGGCGATTATTTCCCATAATTCATTGTGAATGACGCCACGGATTTATTTAGAGCTCGTTGTTGGTAATGGACGTTCTTGGATAGCTTGATGCAATGGGAGTTTGATTGTCTcgctttctttgcttttattaaaCAGCAATCGTTAGCTAAtgaaaaatgcaatgcattgctacccttatactattcttcttgcattttaatacatttttatttactattctattcagtatttgattttttctttttttagtaagtggtatcccttctttctgtatttcgtattttcctatatttcctcttgcttcttcctaatgaacaacattttctttggaagcttgaatttcaagtcatggtccctgtgggattgttccatatgaataggtttcatcttctgaataataataagaataataactggTGTACGTAACCATACTAACTCGGGAATAGGAGAAGCGAGTCTATGAGCAATGTCACAAATAGtacaaatgttttatattatactaatgaagcaaaatgaaaaggagaaaaactaactctctctctctttctctctctctctctctctctctctctctctctctctctctctctctctctctctctgaattatggtcattatttacttcattattattctcattacGTTGATCAGTGTCCTCACAAAAGAAATTCTCTTATTATTTACTCCACCAAACGCTTTCCCTATATAGTGGTCTGCTTCTAAATTACTCCGTACACGAATTTACTTCCAAACTTGtgacaatactgccctaaaatggaagactgcagtatctgcaaagatacaaaactgagaaaaatggtagacactcccttgccttactactgatattgcagatactgcaaatggaacccccgtAAGTAAAGcaccgaagaatcattctgaaactgcagtagtttcccttgccttactactgattttgcagatactgcaaatgggaccccctaaatactagtggaaagcattgaagaatcattctgaaactgcagtaacttgtgtattggtgttgcagtatctgcaaaatacaaaaccgaaaaatggtagatactgcagttttcccttgccttactactgattttgcagatactgcaactggattccccctaaataaagcactgaagaatcattctgaaactgcagtaacttgtgtatcagtgtttcacgggcccaataggtggcatatctcaattccgaaaatttcgcagatactgcagttttccattttagggcagaatataCCTGAGGAGTTTTTTCCTTAGTGTCTTTCATTATATCTATGGCAAAAGAATTAAGAAGATAATGAGAGAAAAGACACTTAACAGAGACAATccatgacacatacacacacacacacaaaaaagactaCTGCCTTCCGGCACTCAACGATGTCCTTCTAATCCAGCATCGTCTCGTACTCTATAATTGACTTTGATAAGGTCGTTCATTTTAATAAGCTAATTTAGGCTGCATTTGGTTGTTCTACGCTTAATCGTGTGACGAGGTAATTACGGGGCTATAAATCTTCGCGTAATGACACTTAAGTGGTTGGCGAAGGCTTAGGCTCCGCGctgattttcattgtaaaaaagcTAATGGAAATGGAAGGTTGAATTGTCTCTAATTCGTTTTGATTAACCCAAAAAAATATCTTCGTGCTCTCTCTGTGTTCTAGCTGTCGGGGGGTTAATTTGCAAAATATTCCACGGGAAATTTTATTCCCTCAAACCCCTAGAAGgtagatttttaaatttattttttcctaaatatccTTAGATAAGGAAAGCTTGAAAATATTGGAGTTCAACCAACGCATGATCTAAATGTCTAAATGATGAAGTATTTCGGTGAAAACTGATAAGAATGAAATTCTATTGTTGGGgaaaaatgagtgaatgaatCATGGGATTTAGGCTACAAAGCTGAGCACTGGACAACTTCCAGCCGTCCAGTGAAAAGAAACAGCTTTAATGGTTGGGCAGTAAGCttaagagatccagaaaatatatgACATAGGGTACATGGACCTACAGATGTAACGCAAAAACCCGACAGTTGCCTCAAGGCGTGATCGTTAGAGCGGTTGCACAGCAAAATGGGAGAAGGGAAGCGggaatgaaagtaaagtaaaaggctgaaatgACGGAGGCTAAATTCTTCTGGGCCAAAGGGATAGTGCAAACGCcgttagtaatgcctaaagtgcactacgtgaggtgtactgacggcactaacctcctaagGAATCGCTAGTGTGTGTCATATCAGCCTCGATTAAGATGAGACGAGATTTCTGGAAACTGAAACTGTGAGCATGTGCTCATTTATTTCAGACTGTGGTCTATTGTATTCTCTTTAGTCTAGATAATTTTACACAAACTCAAGAGATAGACCATCATTATTaggtaattttacatatatatatatatataaattatataaatatatatatatatatatatatatatatatatatatatatatatatatctttaaatattggTATGTTTAACCAATATATTTTTCAACCTGTTTCTTGCTAAAGGTTTTCATgactattttgcaaaaatatcaTGAGTTTACTAGTTTGGGAAACTGACAAGCTCATCATATTTTGAAACTACGGAAATgagattcacaaaaaaaaaaaaataataacttcattCACTTTCTGGACACAGGACCATTTATCCAGACGAGATGCATATAGTGTACATATTCCGTAAAAAAAGCACATTCAATCAACTTCCCTGAGAACAATAACCAACTTCATTTCGTTTTCCTAGGGTAGACCATCTTCAGTTTCATTCGTAAACTGCAAATCATAACACCTGTTTTTTCTCGTAAGTATGAAAACCGCTGAGCCGCCTGTGactattttttcataatcattgcAAACTATCCCTCATCATTAAGCAACCAATGAGAAAATCAAATCAGAGAACAGTCACAAAATTTATGATCCCTGAGATTATATTGAACTAAACTGAAGTTGGAATTCATCTCGCGAATTAATGACTGGAAAAAAGGCGATTgttgttgattttcttttgttgtatGAATCCTGATCTTCTGTCTATTACGTAGTTCGTTGCTGACGAATTATCCAACAGAGAATTTGCTGATCATGAATAAAAcgcaaattgagagagagagagagagagagagagagagagagagagagagagagagagagagagagagagaggttgttttcGGTCCAACCGTATCCTTTCACCCTGACaacatcttccatttttcttacaAAGAAAAACGTAATCACAGAGTTCAAAGGCACCGGAATACAGCATTATTAATCATCGATATCAGTATAACCAGGCCAAGAAAACACAGCATCGATCCCATTGGCTGAAGGGAAACGAAACGTCCAATGAAACCTCAGCATCGCCTATCTTGAGATCTCTCGGATGATGCGTTTGTCATTGTGGAGGTAGGATCCGACACCACAATAAGCGATTCGAGCTGTAAAATGACATTGCAAAAGGGGATCCAAGGCTGCGAAAGAGCGatcaaactcttcttcttctgtgtatgTTTAGGCTTGGCGGACGTGTGACACCTTTTCTTAGCGCTGGAATTCGATTCGCTGTTTGGGTTTGAATGGACAAGGGCCTgtcagaccttttttttttttttttttcaatcaggtCATAGGCTTTTATCAATGGCAGGCTCGAGGCCGAATTCTTTGACgcgaagagtttttttttaatgttttttaaacattttttagcCATCGGCAAGATGGCTTGGTACGTATGTCTTTTTTGGGAGTTGGTtcctatgaatattttcatacttttttttttacaacaacagcaataataataataataataataataataataataataataataataataagataatgataataataataatatttagggtAGTTACAACTTAATCGCTACTATCTGGGGAAGATATCACATCAAGATAGGTTCTGATATATTTCGATTTTCACTGAAATTACAAACAGtgtagagagaaattaatttcagtatatttagaAGACTTTGATCTTCAAAGCTGGCCTTTATTCCCAGCACTAAAAAGaaaggtcaataataattaaacatatcAGCAAGTTGCAAGATTTGGCGACTGATTACAACATCCACGAAAACAGAGAAATCATAATGAATTTATAGGTGATTTCTGATCGGTTTATAGGTAGATATAACTCTGTCAACACCTGACTTACGTACAAAGTCTTggtagaaaaaatattgaagagagAAATACACATCTCTTGATCAAAAGAATTCTACCAATTCTTTGGG
This Macrobrachium rosenbergii isolate ZJJX-2024 chromosome 42, ASM4041242v1, whole genome shotgun sequence DNA region includes the following protein-coding sequences:
- the LOC136828194 gene encoding uncharacterized protein produces the protein MPRRREQENVKRERERVAQEQREAKERAEREREREERERARIAQEQEKDKERAERERERIAQEQREERERIAQEQEKDKERAERERERIAQEQREERDRIAQEQREERDRIAQEKREEREWEDRERQRAHELQMLERQPATPPPPAAGMSALSQAHSFMPKWTESEPEVWLERAERVLECCDLSPAELSLVLTKFLGGKALVAYHALPADDRGNWEAVRQAVTKAYEITPERWRRRWREQPREAGQTWSDWAYHSERALTKWLDSEGATNTAEVLERFKFEHFLRYAPPALATHIVEKAPATLTECCRIADMWETHHPQEGSMGRKINPPSLLGGSNSHKNGNSGKPLTCHYCKKTGHSSEQCRNKKPAPLSPGKPTNNSPAPSTGAARKDFSQTFCTACKVYGHSPAWAKCPRNNKSTTPTVALAVTDPQSLGPPAEGPVYVAPPRGSGPARRVTAFEDSGAQISLIRRDRVPYGAIVNRRKLVTIEGINEFKMILPTVQLRVTRPHQSKICNLAVASHLPGGYDVILGQDFQSPPKSRQSRGPHSPNHAAGASNPPPLLPQSRLAPPGYQKDVQSPPVPPEYDVQWPPRSVPDPISVPGPASVPVLGPQSDLPSGDAKFLPVPLACPEQGQASSVLTDEPKKPLIAPDSALVPAPERYADLLSRDPTQDPLSSPGLAPLPASVRETVPPDHRGSSPAGAASQPVPELVIVTCEPLTPPPTASSLPQPVADAIASQDSAISHLADELQEPRRIMVEPARNTPASAVASAGPGGTPCRPPVAGPPLPRPRTTVPLRKTRGEITTGVGISR